Proteins co-encoded in one Capnocytophaga ochracea DSM 7271 genomic window:
- a CDS encoding alpha-L-fucosidase gives MKKLILLVTALFMVACKSIEAPKSVGAIPSARQLPWHEMEYYAFIHFNMNTFTDMEWGTGGEDPVLFNPTELDVNQWVKVIKDAGMKGVIITAKHHDGFCLWPSKYTEHSVKNSPWKNGKGDVIKELSEACHKAGLKFGVYLSPWDRNHAEYGREAYVTYFHNQLRELLTNYGEIFEVWFDGANGGSGYYGGANETRTIDAHTYYQWDKTFAIVRELQPNATIFGDEGPDIRWIGNEKGFGTRTNWNPFTSNPSLQGKDHLHHLGEGDENGVNWIPAEADVSIRPGWYYHAREDHQVRPLEKMVDIYYASVGRGYNLLLNLPVDRRGLVHENDIKRLMELKKVIEADFARNLVTDASVTASNIRKNNKQFKAEKTTDSDKNTYWTTDEGVTEASIELNFTKPTTFNRFMAQEYIPLGQRVKKFKLEYQKDGKWETIDEQTTIGYKRLLRFPSVTATKVRFTVLEAKGSPLISNIGLYNAPVLLVTPQLSRDKNGLVTLTPADTETEIYYTLDGSQPTEQSLRYTAPFPVTQPTSLKFVAYDRKQQLYSEVASYALDIPKAKWKVLSSASSDIQKVIDEKPNTWFAQEKGNTPTAITIDLGELLNLKGFTYLPSQDRWAEGTISHYIFEVSADNVHWKKLSEGEFGNIKNNPIEQRITFPAEKARYIKLTATKTVDDTNRVSYAEIGIITQ, from the coding sequence ATGAAAAAATTAATCTTATTAGTCACCGCTTTATTTATGGTGGCTTGCAAAAGTATTGAAGCCCCCAAGTCAGTGGGAGCTATTCCTTCCGCACGTCAGTTGCCGTGGCACGAGATGGAATATTATGCTTTTATCCACTTTAATATGAACACCTTTACCGATATGGAATGGGGCACAGGTGGCGAAGACCCTGTTTTATTCAACCCTACCGAATTAGATGTAAATCAGTGGGTGAAAGTGATTAAAGACGCTGGTATGAAAGGTGTTATTATCACGGCTAAGCACCACGATGGTTTCTGCTTATGGCCATCAAAGTACACCGAGCATTCTGTAAAAAACTCACCTTGGAAAAACGGCAAAGGCGATGTTATAAAAGAGCTTTCAGAAGCCTGCCACAAAGCAGGACTTAAATTTGGAGTATATTTATCACCTTGGGATAGAAACCACGCTGAGTATGGTAGAGAAGCCTACGTTACCTATTTCCATAACCAACTACGAGAATTACTTACCAATTACGGTGAAATATTTGAAGTATGGTTTGACGGTGCCAACGGTGGTTCAGGTTATTACGGTGGAGCTAACGAAACTCGTACTATTGATGCTCATACTTATTATCAGTGGGATAAAACATTTGCCATAGTACGCGAATTGCAGCCTAATGCTACTATCTTTGGTGATGAAGGTCCGGATATTCGCTGGATAGGTAATGAAAAAGGCTTTGGTACTCGTACTAACTGGAATCCTTTTACCTCTAACCCTTCTCTACAAGGAAAAGACCACTTACATCATTTGGGTGAAGGTGATGAAAATGGCGTAAATTGGATTCCTGCCGAAGCTGATGTATCTATTCGCCCAGGTTGGTATTACCACGCACGAGAAGACCACCAAGTGCGTCCATTAGAAAAAATGGTAGACATATACTACGCTTCAGTAGGTCGCGGTTACAACTTATTACTGAATCTTCCCGTGGATAGACGTGGCTTAGTACACGAAAATGACATCAAGAGACTTATGGAACTCAAAAAAGTTATAGAAGCAGATTTTGCACGTAACCTCGTAACTGATGCCTCTGTAACGGCTTCTAATATTCGTAAAAATAACAAGCAATTTAAAGCTGAAAAAACTACCGATAGTGATAAAAATACCTATTGGACAACCGACGAAGGAGTAACAGAAGCTTCTATAGAACTAAACTTTACCAAGCCTACTACCTTCAACCGTTTTATGGCACAAGAGTATATCCCATTGGGGCAACGTGTAAAGAAGTTTAAATTAGAATACCAAAAAGATGGCAAATGGGAAACTATAGATGAACAAACAACTATTGGCTACAAGCGATTACTACGCTTCCCATCAGTAACAGCTACTAAGGTACGTTTCACAGTTTTAGAAGCTAAAGGTTCGCCATTGATTAGCAATATAGGGTTATACAATGCACCTGTGTTATTGGTAACTCCTCAGCTTTCTCGTGATAAGAATGGTCTAGTAACCCTCACTCCCGCTGATACTGAAACTGAAATTTATTATACTTTAGACGGCAGTCAGCCTACTGAACAGTCGTTGCGTTATACAGCTCCTTTCCCCGTTACTCAGCCTACTTCTTTAAAATTTGTAGCCTATGACCGCAAGCAGCAATTGTACAGTGAAGTAGCTTCTTACGCATTGGATATCCCCAAAGCAAAGTGGAAAGTGTTATCTTCTGCTTCCTCTGATATCCAGAAAGTAATTGATGAGAAACCTAATACGTGGTTTGCTCAAGAAAAGGGCAATACACCGACTGCCATTACTATTGATTTAGGAGAGCTGTTAAACCTAAAAGGATTTACCTATTTGCCTTCACAAGACCGCTGGGCTGAAGGCACTATCAGTCATTACATTTTTGAAGTGAGCGCTGATAATGTTCATTGGAAGAAGCTAAGTGAGGGAGAATTTGGCAATATCAAGAACAATCCTATTGAACAACGCATTACCTTCCCTGCCGAGAAAGCCCGTTATATCAAGCTTACCGCTACCAAAACTGTAGATGATACCAATAGAGTATCGTATGCCGAAATAGGAATCATTACACAATAA